The Sporocytophaga myxococcoides genome includes a window with the following:
- a CDS encoding MraY family glycosyltransferase, which yields MLYNSVLSFCWAFLIAVFAIPSIIYVAHIKKLLDEPNLRTVHESLTPRLGGLAIFAGFMSALTIFGSLENGVQQVLAGSIIIFFIGLKDDVVPVSAFKKFFVQVLAAGIVMFVADIRISDFKGMLGLYEVDHGISYVVTFLVIIGITNAINLIDGVDGLAGVIVMIITSAFGVYFYLYGGEAFGEYSYVAFSLLGSIIGFLRYNFHKAIIFMGDTGSLVSGFILSILGIQFVRMEAFDASPSIAIAVLIIPIMDTLRVFMLRILNGASPFSPDKNHIHHRLMDLGFSQVMTVFLLALINLFAILGVNVFSNLENNYLLFLMVGYGFLVTGVIEIFYLRSKRENASA from the coding sequence ATGCTTTATAATTCAGTCCTTTCGTTTTGTTGGGCCTTTCTGATCGCAGTATTTGCAATTCCATCAATAATTTATGTTGCGCACATCAAAAAATTATTGGATGAACCAAATTTACGCACCGTCCACGAATCTTTGACCCCCCGTTTGGGAGGACTAGCGATCTTTGCAGGATTTATGTCGGCATTAACCATTTTCGGCTCACTGGAAAATGGTGTACAACAAGTTTTGGCAGGTTCCATAATCATATTTTTTATTGGATTAAAAGATGATGTTGTTCCCGTTTCTGCATTTAAGAAGTTTTTTGTTCAGGTACTTGCAGCAGGTATTGTAATGTTTGTTGCAGATATAAGAATATCGGACTTTAAAGGTATGCTGGGATTATATGAAGTAGATCATGGTATTAGTTATGTCGTGACTTTTCTTGTAATTATAGGTATTACAAATGCTATTAACCTCATTGATGGCGTTGATGGACTTGCAGGAGTAATTGTAATGATTATCACTTCTGCATTTGGAGTTTATTTTTATTTGTATGGAGGAGAAGCCTTTGGTGAATATTCTTATGTCGCGTTTAGCTTATTGGGTTCAATAATAGGATTTTTAAGGTATAACTTTCACAAAGCTATTATATTTATGGGGGATACTGGTTCTTTGGTATCTGGATTCATTTTATCAATTTTGGGAATACAGTTTGTAAGAATGGAGGCATTTGACGCTTCTCCATCCATTGCAATTGCAGTATTAATAATTCCCATTATGGATACTCTTAGAGTTTTTATGCTAAGGATTCTAAATGGGGCATCTCCTTTCTCTCCGGATAAAAATCATATTCACCATAGACTTATGGATCTTGGCTTTTCTCAAGTAATGACAGTATTTTTACTTGCTTTGATTAACCTTTTTGCCATATTAGGAGTTAATGTCTTTTCTAATCTGGAAAATAACTATTTACTATTTTTAATGGTAGGATATGGTTTTTTAGTTACAGGAGTAATTGAAATCTTTTATTTGAGATCAAAGAGAGAAAATGCTAGTGCATAA
- a CDS encoding DUF4271 domain-containing protein translates to MLVHKSKNIIGNIKSILFLILATLLPQWGNSAENEFKIVKDLSSDWKIYNADINGYVPFIREKSQKSHFVFQWINLDKYANYHLRVKAAPKLSLFVNNKLYYTNIETKYQDIAIPVKDLLNNATISRKDLLTIYQPDASFNEGAVFIGYFPEKEVELAPAIKIEAKRQNFLGDLVMALFISSFAIIAILKNRFPKSFSLFFQKSEFSLSASEELLNSRIIDFPLLLVIILNAFSLSILIFSNKESENFVKFLTLVKTPNLSLFSQFALSTLVIIFLIIIKYLLITFLGWIFDLNRLITLHFYEFLSIMLKVNLFVVPVVLILLSINNFHPFMSITALTIILLIIFFLLILKVSYIIFKFSNYRNLYLFSYLCISEILPFIVITKLLASDVIKY, encoded by the coding sequence ATGCTAGTGCATAAATCTAAAAACATAATAGGCAACATTAAGAGTATTTTATTTTTAATTTTGGCAACCTTGCTTCCTCAATGGGGTAATTCTGCTGAAAATGAATTTAAAATTGTAAAAGATCTAAGCTCAGATTGGAAAATTTATAATGCAGATATTAATGGTTATGTCCCTTTCATAAGAGAAAAATCCCAAAAAAGCCATTTCGTTTTTCAATGGATCAATCTGGATAAATATGCTAATTATCACCTTCGGGTAAAGGCAGCTCCTAAGTTATCTTTGTTTGTAAATAATAAATTGTATTATACAAATATAGAAACTAAATATCAGGATATTGCCATTCCCGTAAAAGACCTTCTAAACAATGCTACGATAAGCAGGAAGGATTTACTTACCATATATCAACCGGACGCTTCATTTAATGAAGGAGCTGTTTTTATAGGCTATTTTCCTGAAAAAGAAGTAGAATTAGCGCCCGCAATTAAAATAGAGGCTAAAAGGCAAAATTTTCTAGGAGACTTGGTGATGGCGCTTTTTATAAGTTCATTTGCCATTATTGCAATTTTGAAAAACAGATTTCCCAAATCGTTTTCTCTCTTTTTTCAAAAATCTGAATTTTCACTAAGCGCTTCAGAAGAGTTGTTGAATAGTCGTATTATTGATTTTCCACTCTTGCTGGTTATTATTTTAAACGCATTTTCTCTTAGTATTCTGATATTTTCAAACAAAGAAAGCGAAAACTTTGTAAAATTTCTTACGTTAGTCAAAACCCCGAATTTGTCTTTATTCTCACAGTTTGCATTGTCAACTTTGGTGATAATCTTTCTTATTATAATTAAATATTTATTAATTACCTTCCTCGGTTGGATATTTGACCTTAATAGACTCATTACCCTTCATTTTTATGAGTTTTTATCTATTATGCTCAAAGTCAATCTTTTTGTGGTTCCAGTTGTTTTAATTTTGTTATCAATTAATAATTTTCATCCATTTATGTCCATAACGGCTCTGACAATTATTTTATTGATAATCTTCTTTCTGTTAATACTAAAGGTTTCCTATATCATATTTAAGTTTTCCAACTATAGAAATCTTTATTTATTTTCTTACCTTTGTATCAGTGAAATACTGCCTTTTATTGTAATTACTAAACTATTGGCATCTGACGTTATAAAATATTAA
- a CDS encoding uroporphyrinogen-III synthase, which translates to MSEIKEKELKDRYTKVSSILVTQPKPTDDKSPYYGLAEKYKLKIDFRPFIEIKALDFKEFKKQKIEILAHSAVIFTSRNAVDNFFRLCAEGRIEVPAEMKYFCISEQTANYLQKYIVIRKRKIFVGQKTAKDLEEILKKHKNEFYLYPCSNIRKEEIPLFLKDNGFKFSEAVIYETVPSDLSDLAEVNYDIIAFFSPSGINSLFTNFPEFKQNKTRIAAFGPTTAKAVKDAGLILDIEAPLPNAPSMTGALELYIKKANNIK; encoded by the coding sequence ATGAGTGAAATTAAAGAAAAAGAGCTAAAGGATAGATATACAAAAGTATCAAGTATCTTAGTAACACAACCCAAACCGACAGACGATAAGTCGCCTTATTACGGTTTAGCTGAGAAGTATAAACTGAAAATTGATTTTAGGCCGTTTATTGAGATTAAGGCGCTCGATTTCAAAGAGTTTAAAAAGCAAAAGATAGAGATACTCGCACATTCCGCAGTTATCTTCACAAGCCGTAATGCAGTTGATAATTTTTTTAGGCTTTGTGCGGAGGGAAGAATAGAAGTGCCGGCAGAAATGAAATATTTTTGTATTTCTGAGCAAACAGCAAACTACCTTCAGAAGTATATAGTAATTAGAAAGAGAAAGATTTTTGTAGGTCAAAAAACTGCAAAAGATCTTGAGGAAATTCTGAAAAAGCATAAAAACGAATTCTATTTATATCCTTGTTCCAATATCAGAAAAGAGGAAATTCCTTTATTTCTTAAAGATAACGGGTTTAAATTCAGCGAAGCAGTAATTTATGAGACAGTTCCTAGTGATTTGTCTGACCTTGCTGAAGTTAATTATGATATAATAGCATTCTTTAGTCCTTCAGGGATTAACTCACTATTTACCAATTTTCCTGAATTCAAGCAGAATAAAACAAGGATAGCGGCATTTGGTCCTACTACGGCAAAGGCGGTTAAAGATGCAGGATTAATATTGGACATTGAAGCTCCGCTACCCAATGCGCCATCAATGACCGGAGCCTTAGAGCTATATATAAAGAAAGCCAATAACATTAAGTAA
- a CDS encoding PorP/SprF family type IX secretion system membrane protein, translated as MKRIKLSVFFFLIFVSAGFAQQDAQFSQYMFNTLYYNPGFAGTEGLTRFTLLNRVQWLAYQPTQYRGSAPYSTVLSGSSLLPFFNKRMGLGVHLVNDNLGPLNNTEFQLSGSYHFKIKEGVLGVGARAGVYSTRVRTDWYKVVQENDPIYEDLTRDGINRIRQTKPDFGVGFWYQSKKFSGGVSFDHLGETKLSYKSDVINSKLANHLYISGSYNFDIGPTLKITPSAFFQTDMNQLTYLFGALGTYNEKFWLGLNARQSFAKRDVDQGGKTLSNDDIILYVGINLLKNKQNMNALRVGYAFDFVTNGVKAKKRTSHEIMLSYIVPTPWELPKPKIRTPRYRHEEN; from the coding sequence ATGAAAAGAATTAAACTATCTGTGTTTTTCTTTCTGATCTTTGTATCTGCTGGTTTTGCTCAACAGGATGCTCAGTTCAGTCAGTATATGTTCAATACCCTTTATTATAATCCGGGTTTTGCTGGTACTGAAGGACTAACGAGATTTACCCTTCTGAACAGGGTTCAATGGCTTGCATATCAGCCAACACAATATAGAGGTTCTGCACCATATAGTACGGTATTAAGTGGCTCTTCTCTACTTCCCTTTTTTAATAAGAGGATGGGTTTGGGCGTACATCTGGTAAATGATAATCTTGGTCCACTTAATAATACAGAGTTTCAGCTTTCAGGTTCTTACCATTTTAAAATTAAAGAAGGCGTATTGGGTGTTGGTGCTCGTGCTGGTGTCTACTCAACCAGAGTGAGAACTGATTGGTACAAAGTTGTGCAGGAGAACGATCCTATTTATGAAGATCTTACTAGAGATGGCATTAATAGAATACGTCAGACAAAACCAGATTTTGGCGTAGGTTTTTGGTATCAGAGTAAAAAATTCAGCGGAGGAGTAAGTTTTGACCATTTGGGTGAAACCAAACTTTCTTACAAATCCGATGTGATTAATTCGAAATTGGCAAATCACCTTTATATTAGTGGTTCTTATAATTTTGATATAGGCCCTACTCTTAAGATAACACCTTCTGCATTTTTTCAGACAGATATGAACCAGCTTACATACCTATTTGGAGCATTGGGGACATATAATGAAAAATTCTGGTTGGGCCTGAATGCGCGTCAGTCTTTTGCGAAAAGAGATGTAGATCAGGGTGGCAAAACGCTTTCCAACGATGATATAATATTATATGTTGGAATAAACCTTTTGAAGAATAAACAAAATATGAATGCGTTAAGAGTCGGTTATGCATTTGATTTTGTAACAAACGGCGTAAAAGCCAAAAAAAGAACATCCCACGAGATTATGCTTTCCTATATAGTTCCGACACCTTGGGAATTACCTAAACCTAAGATCAGAACGCCAAGATACAGGCACGAAGAAAATTAA
- the gldK gene encoding gliding motility lipoprotein GldK, whose protein sequence is MNKIGVIRSLCYIALFGASILIQGCGRGTSDGGGDLVGVQGREGWVMTVPYGMTTCPSGTFHMGQADQDVPATQINLNKQVTIGGFYMDETEITNNEYRQFIDVMLSDSVDVLGEQYIRTELYPDTAVWVKDFAHHMGDPMMEYYYAHPAFDEYPVVGVDWFAARYFCEWRTKHMNNWRAEQGLWKMPNFRLPSEAEWEYAARGGRDMAKYPWGNPYIRNAKGCMLANFKPGRGNYYDDGFMYSSPVASYFSNDFGLYDMAGNVSEWCEDAYYDAAVPVVWDLNPTYYDDDEPRKIIRGGSWKDIAYFLETGTRTFEYQDTTKSYIGFRCVMTYLGRSSGFEF, encoded by the coding sequence ATGAATAAAATAGGTGTTATCAGAAGTCTCTGCTACATTGCACTGTTCGGAGCCTCTATTCTTATTCAGGGATGTGGACGAGGTACCTCCGATGGAGGAGGAGACCTAGTCGGCGTTCAGGGAAGAGAAGGATGGGTTATGACGGTGCCATACGGTATGACAACATGTCCGTCGGGGACTTTCCACATGGGGCAGGCGGATCAGGATGTTCCGGCTACTCAAATTAACCTTAACAAACAGGTGACCATCGGTGGTTTCTATATGGACGAAACCGAAATTACAAACAATGAGTACAGACAATTCATTGATGTAATGTTAAGCGATTCAGTTGACGTATTGGGTGAACAATATATCAGAACTGAATTGTATCCTGACACAGCTGTTTGGGTAAAGGATTTTGCGCACCACATGGGTGATCCAATGATGGAATATTACTATGCTCACCCTGCGTTTGACGAATATCCAGTAGTTGGTGTTGATTGGTTCGCTGCAAGATATTTCTGCGAGTGGAGAACTAAGCACATGAATAACTGGAGAGCAGAGCAAGGACTTTGGAAAATGCCAAACTTCAGATTGCCATCAGAAGCGGAGTGGGAATATGCTGCTAGAGGTGGAAGAGATATGGCTAAATATCCTTGGGGTAACCCATACATCAGAAATGCAAAGGGATGTATGCTTGCTAACTTCAAACCAGGAAGAGGAAACTATTATGATGATGGTTTCATGTATAGCTCACCAGTTGCTTCTTACTTTTCAAATGACTTCGGTCTGTACGATATGGCAGGAAACGTATCAGAGTGGTGTGAAGACGCTTATTATGATGCCGCTGTTCCTGTAGTTTGGGATCTTAACCCAACTTACTATGATGACGATGAGCCTAGAAAGATTATTCGTGGTGGATCTTGGAAAGATATTGCATACTTCCTTGAAACCGGAACACGTACTTTCGAGTATCAGGACACTACAAAGTCATACATAGGCTTCAGATGTGTTATGACTTATCTTGGTAGATCTTCAGGTTTCGAATTCTAA
- the gldL gene encoding T9SS inner membrane protein PorL/GldL, giving the protein MSSNKGGFKDVFFNKIMPMVYGMGAAVVIVGAMFKIMHWPGAGPMLVVGLSVEALIFVFSSFQPVPHDPKWERVYPQLADDYYEEEEEGEIASNDGLTRRLDDMLSEANITQDVVNKLGAGFNSLSTSVSNLKDLSDASVASSEYANNVKQASKSLLEMNKSYSKTVDAMSEMANASVDAKEYHSQVQNITKNLGALNAVYEMELQDANNHLRAMNKFYGNLSHAMENMADASKDTAQFKEELGKLSKNLVQLNTVYGNMLTAMRG; this is encoded by the coding sequence ATGAGTTCAAACAAAGGTGGTTTTAAAGATGTATTCTTTAACAAGATCATGCCAATGGTCTACGGAATGGGTGCCGCAGTTGTAATTGTTGGTGCGATGTTTAAAATTATGCACTGGCCAGGTGCTGGTCCAATGCTTGTAGTTGGTCTTAGTGTTGAAGCATTAATCTTCGTATTCAGTTCATTCCAGCCGGTTCCTCACGATCCAAAGTGGGAGAGAGTTTATCCTCAATTGGCTGATGATTATTATGAAGAAGAAGAAGAAGGTGAAATCGCTTCTAACGATGGTCTTACAAGAAGACTTGATGATATGCTTTCTGAGGCAAACATCACTCAGGATGTAGTTAACAAATTAGGCGCTGGCTTTAATTCTCTTTCTACATCGGTATCTAACCTTAAAGACCTATCTGATGCTTCAGTTGCTTCTAGCGAATATGCAAACAACGTTAAGCAAGCATCTAAGTCTCTTCTTGAGATGAATAAATCATATTCTAAAACTGTAGATGCAATGTCAGAAATGGCTAACGCTTCTGTAGATGCTAAAGAATATCATTCACAAGTTCAAAACATCACTAAAAATCTTGGTGCATTGAACGCTGTTTATGAAATGGAACTTCAGGATGCTAACAACCACTTGAGAGCTATGAATAAATTCTATGGTAATCTTTCTCATGCTATGGAAAACATGGCAGATGCAAGCAAAGATACTGCTCAGTTCAAAGAAGAACTTGGTAAATTATCTAAGAACCTTGTTCAGCTTAACACAGTGTATGGTAACATGCTAACTGCAATGAGAGGTTAA
- the gldM gene encoding type IX secretion system protein PorM/GldM, translating to MAGGKETPRQKMIGMMYLVLTALLALQVSSAIIQKFKFLDDSLMNVNEKTAAENAKVSSNIRRIVEQEGNKDAHIVKKADEVKAATAELIAYMEGLRKHLIDDTGGKEEDGNYKGAKEEEKVANFMVGPEGSKKGEAYKLKEKLNNYAASLSKFGVNAPKLALDGKEDPMFMKDKEQARKDFAQLNFSETPMVAALAVLAQKEAEVLKYENEALAKLASEVGASDIKFDNVVAMVRPASKVVAAGTKYEAEMFLAASSSAITPTMSQDGRAIQVDARKIGKVSFTATAGAYDSEGNAKKKWKGAINFKYKGKDTTFVVEEDYIVAKPVIQIQSASVSALYKNCGNELNVQVPALGSTYSPSFTASGAKVIPGATKGLVTLVPTGAKVTLNVASSGNAIGSQEFNVRLIPKPEIQALSNGSPVNEKQGVPAPGPRAITMKAVPDESFKTFLPKDARYKITQWDAILVRGKRPVTQTSFTSETGNLAQFAAAAQPGDRIMIEVKKVTRTNFLNESEEVNLGIVIKNIPLN from the coding sequence ATGGCTGGAGGTAAAGAAACCCCAAGGCAGAAAATGATTGGGATGATGTACCTGGTTCTAACAGCGCTGTTAGCACTCCAGGTAAGCTCAGCTATCATTCAAAAATTCAAATTTCTTGATGATAGTTTGATGAACGTGAACGAAAAAACAGCTGCTGAGAATGCTAAAGTAAGTAGCAACATCAGAAGAATTGTTGAACAAGAAGGTAATAAAGATGCTCATATTGTTAAAAAGGCAGATGAAGTAAAAGCTGCAACCGCTGAGCTAATTGCTTATATGGAAGGTCTTCGTAAACACCTTATTGATGATACAGGTGGAAAAGAAGAAGATGGAAACTATAAAGGTGCTAAAGAAGAAGAAAAAGTAGCAAACTTTATGGTTGGTCCAGAAGGTAGCAAAAAAGGAGAAGCCTATAAATTGAAAGAAAAACTTAACAATTATGCTGCTTCTCTGTCAAAGTTTGGTGTAAACGCTCCTAAGTTAGCATTGGATGGAAAAGAAGATCCAATGTTCATGAAGGATAAAGAGCAGGCTAGAAAAGATTTTGCTCAGCTTAACTTCTCTGAAACTCCAATGGTTGCTGCTCTTGCAGTGTTAGCACAAAAAGAAGCTGAAGTTCTTAAATATGAGAACGAGGCTCTTGCTAAACTTGCTAGTGAAGTAGGTGCATCAGATATCAAATTTGATAACGTTGTTGCGATGGTTAGACCTGCATCTAAAGTGGTAGCAGCAGGTACTAAATATGAAGCAGAAATGTTCTTGGCTGCATCTTCAAGTGCAATAACTCCAACAATGAGTCAGGATGGAAGAGCAATACAGGTTGATGCTAGAAAAATCGGTAAAGTTTCTTTTACTGCAACTGCCGGAGCATATGACAGCGAAGGTAATGCTAAGAAAAAGTGGAAAGGAGCTATCAATTTCAAGTATAAAGGAAAAGATACTACTTTCGTAGTTGAAGAAGATTATATTGTTGCTAAGCCTGTAATTCAAATTCAGTCTGCTTCAGTTTCTGCTCTATACAAAAACTGCGGTAACGAGCTTAACGTTCAGGTTCCTGCTTTAGGTTCTACTTACAGCCCTTCATTCACTGCAAGTGGTGCTAAAGTTATTCCTGGTGCAACAAAAGGTCTTGTTACTCTGGTTCCAACTGGTGCAAAAGTAACTCTTAATGTAGCAAGTAGCGGAAACGCAATTGGTTCACAAGAATTTAATGTTAGATTAATCCCAAAACCTGAAATCCAGGCTTTATCTAACGGTAGCCCTGTTAATGAGAAGCAAGGTGTTCCTGCTCCTGGTCCTAGAGCTATTACTATGAAAGCTGTTCCTGATGAGAGCTTTAAAACTTTCTTACCAAAAGACGCAAGATATAAGATCACTCAGTGGGATGCTATCCTTGTTAGAGGTAAGAGACCAGTTACTCAAACTTCTTTCACTTCTGAAACTGGTAACCTTGCTCAGTTTGCTGCAGCAGCTCAGCCTGGAGACAGAATCATGATCGAGGTTAAGAAAGTTACGAGAACTAACTTCCTTAATGAGTCGGAAGAGGTTAATTTGGGAATAGTAATTAAGAACATCCCGCTTAACTAA
- the gldN gene encoding type IX secretion system protein PorN/GldN, producing the protein MKKISVILSGLLFASNLIIAQEAAESPEATSGAENTGYNKFSVRPIHESDIMYKKTIIRALDLREKQNKPLFSKNRELTRLLIDAVQRGDIKAYATDSLYDGKTLTIEEFNERIKMPSEQAELSAEELEIMKANGEDIAAIGGGPNYYFPTDLYQMEIKEDIIFDKQRSRLYYDIHAITVYVPADHPANIRGIQTPIASFEYKELVNKLFKDNPKAIWFNPQNDQQHKNLADAFELRLFSSYIIKVSNPNDAYLVDIYGGDQQKGIMAAQWAAFELLEYEHNLWEF; encoded by the coding sequence ATGAAAAAAATTAGTGTTATTTTATCAGGTTTGTTGTTCGCATCAAACCTGATAATTGCTCAAGAGGCAGCTGAATCACCTGAAGCAACTTCTGGAGCTGAAAATACAGGTTATAATAAATTTTCTGTTAGACCTATACATGAATCTGATATCATGTATAAGAAGACGATCATCAGAGCTCTTGATCTAAGAGAAAAGCAAAATAAACCTTTATTTTCTAAAAACAGAGAGCTAACTCGTTTGCTAATCGACGCTGTTCAAAGGGGTGATATTAAAGCATATGCTACAGATTCCCTTTATGATGGTAAAACTCTTACAATTGAAGAATTCAATGAGAGAATAAAAATGCCATCTGAGCAAGCTGAACTTAGTGCAGAGGAGCTAGAGATTATGAAGGCAAATGGGGAGGATATTGCTGCGATTGGAGGTGGTCCTAACTATTATTTCCCAACTGATTTATATCAGATGGAGATAAAAGAAGATATCATTTTTGATAAGCAAAGATCCAGATTGTACTATGATATTCATGCAATAACAGTGTACGTTCCTGCTGATCACCCTGCTAACATAAGAGGTATTCAGACTCCAATTGCTTCTTTCGAGTATAAAGAATTAGTAAACAAACTTTTCAAGGATAACCCTAAAGCAATCTGGTTTAATCCTCAGAACGATCAGCAGCATAAGAATCTTGCTGATGCATTTGAGTTGCGTTTATTTAGCTCTTATATTATCAAAGTTTCCAATCCAAACGATGCATATTTAGTTGACATCTATGGTGGAGATCAGCAAAAAGGTATCATGGCCGCTCAATGGGCTGCATTTGAGCTTCTTGAGTATGAGCATAACCTTTGGGAATTCTAA
- the uvrC gene encoding excinuclease ABC subunit UvrC: MAESEEVRDQVKSLPDQPGIYKFFSEEGELIYVGKAKSLKKRVSNYFNKNTGVDNKTRKLVSQIRRLEFTIVNTEFDALLLENSLIKNNQPKYNILLKDDKTYPYIYVSRERFPRVIATRTFDKSLGIYYGPYTSVKAMNSVLDLIHKLFFIRTCNFNLSEKNVNDGKYKVCLEYHIGNCKGPCEGLVTEEVYLENIDKAHQILKGNISVVKTFYKEQIQQAAENLEFEKAHKLKLKLDLLEKFQTSSVIVNPKITDLDVFTIKSLDKNAFINYLHIVNGAILQTKNIEIKKKLDETDEDLLKLAIINIREEMEITTRDIIANIPVEIDELKIAVPSIGDKKKLLDLSLNNISFQMSKSVSNNERDLRILNTMQEDLRLKEKPFHIECFDNSNIQGTNPVASMVVFKNAKPSKKDYRHYNIKTVVGPNDFDSMHEIVHRRYKRVLEEGLPLPNLIVIDGGKGQLSAACQALQELDLYGKIPIVGIAKRLEEIYYPDDTLPLYIDKKSESLKIIQQIRNEAHRFAITFHRTKRSKSTLAKSKLASIKGVGESTFQKLVSHFGSVSKIRQASLEELTEIVGKAKAELVLLNLPVEKESKKEENQ, from the coding sequence ATGGCGGAAAGTGAGGAGGTAAGAGATCAAGTTAAAAGTCTACCAGACCAACCTGGCATATATAAGTTCTTCAGTGAAGAGGGAGAACTCATATATGTAGGAAAGGCTAAATCCCTCAAAAAAAGAGTCTCTAACTATTTTAATAAAAATACAGGAGTTGACAACAAAACCCGAAAACTTGTCAGCCAGATAAGAAGACTTGAATTTACTATCGTAAACACAGAGTTTGATGCCCTTCTTCTTGAAAATAGTCTTATCAAAAATAACCAACCAAAGTATAATATACTTTTGAAGGATGATAAGACTTATCCTTACATATATGTATCCCGTGAACGTTTTCCCAGGGTTATAGCGACAAGAACATTTGACAAATCACTAGGGATATATTATGGTCCATATACAAGTGTCAAAGCCATGAACAGTGTCCTTGACCTTATACATAAATTATTTTTTATACGAACATGCAATTTCAATCTTTCCGAGAAAAATGTAAATGATGGGAAATACAAAGTCTGCCTGGAGTATCATATAGGAAACTGTAAAGGACCATGTGAAGGTTTAGTTACAGAGGAAGTTTATCTAGAAAATATAGATAAAGCCCACCAAATTCTTAAAGGTAACATTTCAGTAGTTAAAACTTTTTACAAGGAGCAAATACAGCAGGCAGCTGAAAATCTCGAATTTGAAAAAGCTCATAAGTTAAAACTCAAACTTGATTTACTTGAGAAGTTTCAAACAAGCTCAGTTATTGTTAATCCTAAAATCACCGATCTGGATGTCTTTACCATCAAAAGTCTCGATAAAAATGCATTTATAAACTACTTGCATATAGTAAATGGGGCAATTCTTCAAACCAAAAATATAGAAATCAAAAAGAAACTTGATGAAACGGATGAAGATCTTCTAAAGCTAGCAATAATTAATATCAGAGAGGAGATGGAAATCACTACCAGAGATATAATAGCCAATATTCCAGTAGAAATAGATGAATTGAAAATTGCGGTACCCTCAATTGGTGATAAGAAAAAGCTTCTGGATCTTTCTCTGAATAATATATCATTCCAAATGAGCAAATCCGTCTCAAATAATGAAAGAGATTTAAGGATACTCAATACTATGCAAGAAGACCTAAGGTTAAAAGAAAAGCCATTTCATATCGAATGCTTTGACAACTCTAACATACAGGGAACAAATCCAGTTGCATCAATGGTGGTCTTTAAAAATGCAAAACCATCGAAAAAAGATTATCGCCATTATAATATAAAGACCGTAGTTGGTCCGAATGACTTTGACAGTATGCACGAAATAGTGCACAGAAGGTATAAAAGGGTTTTAGAAGAAGGACTACCACTTCCAAATTTGATTGTAATTGATGGCGGAAAGGGTCAGCTCTCCGCGGCTTGCCAAGCACTTCAAGAGCTGGATTTATATGGAAAAATTCCAATTGTAGGAATTGCCAAAAGACTAGAAGAAATTTATTATCCTGATGATACCCTCCCTTTATATATAGACAAAAAATCAGAATCTTTAAAAATAATACAGCAAATCAGAAATGAAGCTCACAGATTTGCAATTACATTTCACCGAACCAAAAGAAGTAAGAGTACTTTAGCTAAAAGTAAATTAGCTTCTATAAAAGGAGTAGGAGAATCTACATTTCAAAAGTTGGTGAGCCATTTTGGCTCGGTAAGCAAGATTAGGCAAGCGAGCTTGGAAGAACTAACGGAAATAGTCGGGAAAGCAAAAGCTGAGCTGGTTCTATTAAATCTCCCTGTTGAAAAAGAGAGTAAAAAAGAAGAAAATCAATAA